Proteins encoded in a region of the Photobacterium angustum genome:
- the aat gene encoding leucyl/phenylalanyl-tRNA--protein transferase, translated as MTIYLPEIDSSTYQFPHPSNALSEPNGLLAMGGDLSPKRLQTAYREGIFPWFSEGEPLLWWSPTPRGVFYPHTFMPSKSLKKFFRKSGYTVTINKACHDVIRHCASCRGPEQTWITEEMISAYQRLHTLGICHSVEVWANEKLVGGFYGIEIGTVFCGESMFSLADNASKIALWQFCRYFSGLGGTLIDCQMMNPHLESLGAETFERSLFLEHLYQQRDIILPVETYLSHVLPIAQA; from the coding sequence ATGACTATTTATTTACCAGAGATCGATAGCAGCACTTACCAGTTTCCTCATCCGTCAAACGCCTTATCAGAACCTAATGGATTACTGGCAATGGGAGGAGATCTCAGCCCAAAACGCTTACAAACCGCCTATCGTGAAGGTATTTTCCCTTGGTTTTCGGAAGGTGAACCTCTTCTTTGGTGGAGTCCTACCCCTCGTGGCGTTTTTTATCCACATACCTTTATGCCAAGTAAGAGCTTGAAAAAGTTTTTCCGTAAATCAGGCTATACCGTCACGATTAACAAGGCATGCCATGATGTGATTCGCCACTGTGCAAGTTGCCGAGGGCCTGAACAAACGTGGATCACTGAAGAAATGATTTCAGCCTATCAAAGACTACATACCCTAGGTATTTGCCATTCCGTGGAAGTTTGGGCTAATGAAAAACTAGTAGGCGGTTTTTATGGTATTGAAATAGGAACTGTTTTTTGTGGTGAGTCGATGTTTTCATTGGCGGATAATGCATCAAAAATTGCACTATGGCAGTTTTGTCGTTATTTCTCTGGGCTTGGTGGTACGTTAATTGATTGCCAAATGATGAACCCACACCTTGAGTCCTTAGGCGCAGAAACCTTTGAGCGTTCGCTATTTTTAGAGCATCTTTACCAACAGCGAGATATTATACTGCCAGTAGAAACCTATCTTTCTCACGTTTTACCGATTGCACAGGCCTAA